One genomic segment of Halalkalicoccus tibetensis includes these proteins:
- the tbsP gene encoding transcriptional regulator TbsP yields the protein MASNLLDDNIEDILRTVLESGSEDLIVVNPSADAIEELVDVAGDVSDPPRIRLLGDEGTLKTVTSDFILASNAADLVDDDSLSLRSLENGNENSLLVSPEEVVALINVGDTVAGLTTDDEEFVTLAYDAYTSTWEDAAEFNLRTPALSRVRTSLTEEIGEPVEDDFTGVLDSLQTARGDGNGLDEVTISLLVAAKNEVLLYDISKWGEDVGIASKATFSRTKTRLEDMGLIDTEKVPIDVGRPRLRLKFGDERLREANTDQLASVAQNLLN from the coding sequence ATGGCCTCAAATTTACTCGATGATAACATCGAAGATATCCTACGAACGGTACTCGAGTCCGGCTCCGAGGACCTCATCGTAGTGAACCCGTCCGCGGACGCGATCGAGGAGCTCGTCGACGTCGCAGGCGACGTCTCCGACCCGCCACGCATCCGGCTGCTCGGCGACGAGGGGACGCTCAAGACGGTCACGAGCGATTTCATCCTCGCGAGCAACGCCGCCGATCTGGTCGACGACGACAGCCTCTCGCTTCGCTCGCTCGAGAACGGCAACGAGAACTCGCTTCTGGTCTCGCCCGAGGAAGTCGTCGCCCTGATCAACGTCGGCGACACCGTCGCCGGTCTGACGACCGACGACGAGGAGTTCGTCACGCTGGCGTACGACGCCTATACGTCGACCTGGGAGGACGCCGCGGAGTTCAACCTCCGGACGCCGGCGCTCTCGCGGGTCCGGACGTCGCTCACCGAGGAGATCGGCGAGCCCGTCGAGGACGACTTCACCGGCGTGCTCGACTCGCTGCAGACCGCCCGTGGCGACGGCAACGGGCTCGACGAGGTGACGATCAGCCTGCTGGTCGCGGCGAAGAACGAGGTCCTGCTCTACGACATCTCGAAGTGGGGTGAGGACGTCGGTATCGCGAGCAAGGCGACCTTCTCCCGGACGAAGACCCGTCTCGAAGACATGGGCCTGATCGACACCGAGAAGGTTCCCATCGACGTCGGCCGCCCGCGCCTGCGCCTGAAGTTCGGCGACGAGCGCCTGCGCGAGGCGAACACCGACCAGCTCGCGAGCGTCGCACAGAACCTCCTGAACTAG
- a CDS encoding YcaO-like family protein: MDVSVGLVGSGPAVDSIAAALNDVGVTAEHGSIGELDGHPVGVVVGDAGDDAFDEVNGSRDGPWVAVELGGIGGHAVEDVAASIAGFAPETGCYRCLRTRIEAGEFDEGGSDPDPATERFAGAVAGYRLVGALRGDEQGLFGSVVELPYTERQFLGIPTCERCGGPTAGPGGGTDRSLEESIARAERGVDDRVGIVRSVGEVASFPVPYYLATSAGTDGFSDASAATKAAGVAGDWNAAYMKALGEALERYSAGVYREEVFEIASPENRPGAVGPERFVGAEATDAELPWVEGERLDTGEDVSLPAEFVQFPPPEKRFGPSITTGLGLGNNRVEARLSGLYEVIERDATMLAWYSTFDPLELAVDDEEFRILERRAASEGLSVTPLLVTQDVDVPVVAVAVHRDGEAAGEEDWPRFAVGSDADLDATAAARSALCEALQNWMELRSMGPEAAAEESGWIGRYGSFPDPARDFLDASGRVGADGVGERALDRGNELETLVSRVTDAGLTPYAADVTPSDVRALGFEATRVLVPGAQPLFTREPVFGERAEAVPRSMGFEPRLERDPHPYP; encoded by the coding sequence ATGGACGTATCCGTCGGCCTCGTCGGTTCGGGGCCCGCAGTCGATTCGATAGCGGCCGCGCTCAACGACGTCGGTGTGACGGCGGAACACGGCTCGATCGGGGAGCTCGACGGCCATCCCGTCGGGGTCGTCGTCGGCGACGCCGGCGACGACGCCTTCGACGAGGTGAACGGCTCGCGCGACGGGCCGTGGGTGGCCGTCGAGCTCGGCGGGATCGGGGGCCACGCCGTCGAGGACGTCGCGGCCTCGATCGCCGGCTTCGCCCCCGAAACGGGCTGTTATCGCTGTCTCCGAACCCGGATCGAGGCCGGCGAGTTCGACGAGGGTGGAAGCGACCCCGACCCCGCCACCGAGCGGTTCGCGGGCGCGGTAGCGGGCTACCGCCTCGTCGGCGCGCTTCGCGGCGACGAGCAGGGGCTGTTCGGCAGCGTCGTCGAGCTGCCCTACACGGAGCGGCAGTTCCTCGGGATCCCGACCTGCGAGCGCTGTGGCGGGCCGACGGCCGGACCGGGCGGGGGGACGGATCGCTCGCTCGAGGAGTCGATCGCCCGCGCCGAGCGCGGGGTCGACGACCGCGTCGGGATCGTCCGCTCGGTCGGCGAGGTCGCGTCGTTTCCCGTCCCCTATTATCTCGCAACGAGCGCCGGGACCGACGGGTTCAGCGACGCGAGCGCGGCGACCAAGGCGGCCGGCGTCGCGGGCGATTGGAACGCGGCCTACATGAAGGCCCTCGGCGAGGCGCTCGAGCGCTACAGCGCTGGCGTCTACCGCGAGGAGGTGTTCGAGATCGCCAGCCCGGAGAATCGGCCAGGAGCGGTCGGGCCGGAACGGTTCGTCGGGGCCGAGGCGACGGACGCGGAGCTGCCGTGGGTCGAGGGCGAGCGCCTCGATACCGGCGAGGACGTCTCGCTTCCCGCGGAGTTCGTCCAGTTCCCGCCGCCCGAGAAACGGTTCGGGCCGTCGATCACGACCGGGCTCGGGCTCGGAAACAACCGGGTCGAGGCGCGCCTCTCGGGGCTCTACGAGGTGATCGAGCGCGACGCGACGATGCTCGCGTGGTACTCGACGTTCGACCCCCTCGAGCTCGCCGTCGACGACGAGGAGTTTCGCATCCTCGAGCGGCGGGCCGCAAGCGAGGGACTCTCGGTCACGCCGCTGCTCGTGACACAGGACGTCGACGTGCCCGTCGTCGCGGTCGCCGTCCACCGCGATGGGGAGGCGGCCGGCGAGGAGGACTGGCCGCGGTTCGCGGTAGGCTCGGACGCGGACCTCGACGCGACGGCGGCCGCCCGGTCGGCGCTCTGTGAGGCGCTCCAGAACTGGATGGAGCTACGGTCGATGGGGCCCGAAGCGGCGGCCGAGGAGTCGGGCTGGATCGGACGCTACGGGTCGTTTCCCGACCCGGCACGCGACTTTCTCGACGCCTCGGGACGGGTCGGCGCCGACGGCGTCGGGGAACGGGCGCTCGACCGGGGGAACGAGCTCGAGACGCTCGTCTCGCGGGTGACCGATGCGGGGCTAACGCCGTACGCGGCGGACGTCACCCCGAGCGACGTCAGGGCGCTGGGGTTCGAGGCGACGCGCGTGCTCGTTCCCGGGGCCCAGCCGCTGTTCACGCGCGAACCGGTCTTCGGCGAGCGCGCGGAGGCGGTCCCCCGGTCGATGGGGTTCGAGCCGCGCCTCGAACGGGATCCCCATCCGTATCCCTGA
- a CDS encoding DUF63 family protein, giving the protein MDDVSDRIDPARAWVAVAVTTVAALVAGALAFPRQVYDGFLWQYFWGPVVADGTGSACAQRVDGETLLLDSAADCQQAMGIVAEPGYTRLSTITYALVLIFALVGVVFLLRRLDIGRDQGLFFALFPFMLFGGALRTVEDASIAMLRETGEPAISFPLSALFISPFIYFTVFFVTLGALLLSVALARRGPLDRYEYPLAAIGTLAFTITIGYLGWLAISTEVLEINPGIAIITLVGATVVAALAWVGTERFVPEVNVATGYMGVLVVWGHAVDGFANVLSLDWSEELGIPTYSPKHVVNSAIIDITGAVQPESVSEAIGTAWPFLFVKVAAALFVVWVFNDEIFEESPQYSMLLLIAILAVGLGPGTRDFLRATFGI; this is encoded by the coding sequence ATGGACGACGTTTCCGACCGGATCGACCCCGCCCGCGCGTGGGTCGCCGTGGCCGTCACGACGGTCGCCGCCCTCGTCGCGGGTGCGCTCGCCTTCCCCCGGCAGGTCTACGACGGCTTCCTCTGGCAGTATTTCTGGGGCCCGGTCGTCGCCGACGGCACCGGCTCGGCCTGTGCACAACGCGTCGACGGCGAGACGCTGTTGCTCGACAGCGCCGCCGACTGCCAGCAGGCGATGGGCATCGTCGCCGAGCCCGGCTACACGCGGCTCTCGACGATCACCTACGCGCTCGTGTTGATCTTCGCGCTGGTCGGCGTCGTGTTCCTGCTTCGACGGCTCGATATCGGGCGGGATCAGGGGCTGTTCTTCGCGCTGTTCCCGTTCATGCTCTTCGGCGGGGCACTGCGAACCGTCGAGGACGCGAGCATCGCGATGCTGCGCGAGACCGGCGAGCCCGCGATCTCCTTCCCGCTGAGCGCGCTGTTCATCAGCCCCTTCATCTACTTCACCGTCTTCTTCGTCACGCTCGGGGCGCTGCTCCTCAGCGTCGCCCTCGCCAGACGCGGTCCCCTCGACCGCTACGAGTACCCCCTCGCGGCCATCGGGACGCTCGCGTTCACGATAACGATCGGCTATCTGGGCTGGCTCGCGATCTCGACCGAGGTCCTCGAGATCAACCCCGGGATCGCGATCATCACGCTGGTCGGCGCGACGGTCGTCGCCGCCCTCGCCTGGGTCGGCACCGAGCGGTTCGTCCCCGAGGTGAACGTCGCGACGGGTTACATGGGCGTGCTCGTGGTCTGGGGCCACGCGGTCGACGGGTTCGCGAACGTCCTCAGCCTCGACTGGTCGGAGGAGCTCGGCATCCCGACCTACTCGCCGAAACACGTCGTCAACAGCGCCATCATCGATATCACCGGGGCCGTCCAACCCGAGTCCGTCTCGGAGGCTATCGGCACCGCCTGGCCGTTCCTGTTCGTGAAGGTCGCGGCCGCGCTGTTCGTCGTCTGGGTGTTCAACGACGAAATCTTCGAGGAGAGCCCCCAGTACTCGATGCTGCTTCTGATCGCGATCCTCGCAGTCGGGCTCGGTCCCGGGACGCGGGACTTCCTGCGGGCGACCTTCGGGATCTGA
- a CDS encoding Mut7-C RNAse domain-containing protein, with amino-acid sequence MPTPDGTRLLLDAMLGKLATYLRMCGYDAAYALDRGVEADEALRTLAGEEGRLLLTRDTDLADRTADAVLLEARDVGTQLAELRDVGFELALDEPTRCSACNGELRELGNDEATPPSAPSTDERRVWRCRECGQPFWRGSHWDDVGARLEGLQRDRGETYRPD; translated from the coding sequence ATGCCGACCCCGGACGGGACGCGCCTCCTGCTCGACGCGATGCTCGGCAAACTCGCGACCTACCTGCGGATGTGTGGCTACGACGCCGCCTACGCGCTCGATCGTGGCGTCGAGGCCGACGAGGCCCTCCGGACGCTGGCGGGCGAGGAAGGGCGGCTCTTGCTCACCCGCGACACCGACCTCGCCGATCGGACGGCTGACGCCGTCCTTCTCGAGGCTCGGGACGTCGGGACGCAGCTCGCGGAGCTCCGCGATGTCGGGTTCGAACTCGCGCTCGACGAGCCGACCCGGTGTTCGGCCTGCAACGGGGAGCTTCGGGAGCTGGGCAACGACGAAGCGACACCCCCGTCCGCCCCCTCGACCGACGAACGCCGCGTGTGGCGCTGTCGGGAGTGCGGCCAGCCCTTCTGGCGGGGCAGCCACTGGGACGACGTCGGGGCGAGGCTTGAGGGTCTCCAACGTGACCGGGGCGAAACGTATCGGCCCGACTAG